A single Anopheles arabiensis isolate DONGOLA chromosome 2, AaraD3, whole genome shotgun sequence DNA region contains:
- the LOC120894931 gene encoding uncharacterized protein LOC120894931 encodes MKAVLFFAALALFVALALGQNGCVRDDSDGQPLCNAEEMTARLWRNNWDPTAYWECETANTPATYRRCPTEGMFNGATRTCINWFDWEWTPTCKPPSRV; translated from the exons ATGAAGG CTGTCCTGTTCTTCGCCGCTCTCGCGCTGTTCGTCGCACTGGCCCTCGGCCAGAATGGCTGCGTCCGTGACGATTCCGACGGTCAGCCGCTCTGCAATGCTGAGGAAATGACGGCCCGCCTGTGGCGTAACAACTGGGACCCCACCGCCTACTGGGAGTGCGAGACTGCCAACACGCCCGCCACCTACCGTCGCTGCCCGACCGAGGGTATGTTCAACGGTGCCACCCGTACCTGCATCAACTGGTTCGACTGGGAGTGGACCCCGACCTGCAAGCCGCCCAGCCGCGTGTAA